A single window of Dermacentor albipictus isolate Rhodes 1998 colony chromosome 1, USDA_Dalb.pri_finalv2, whole genome shotgun sequence DNA harbors:
- the LOC135915363 gene encoding neuropeptide-like protein 33: MKALLSLLILSIAIAVVAAGYGYGHGYGGYGGYGGYGGYGGYGGYGGYGGYGGYGHGGYGGYGGYGGYGGYGGYGHGGYGGYGGYGGYGGYGGYGGYGGYGHGGYGHAYKVISYGHGHGYHG, from the exons ATGAAGGCCCTC ttgtcacTGCTGATTCTATCCATCGCCATCGCTGTAGTAGCGGCTGGCTACGGCTACGGGCATGGCTATGGTGGGTATGGAGGCTACGGAGGCTACGGTGGATACGGCggctacggcggctacggtgGCTACGGGGGATACGGCGGCTACGGTCACGGCGGATATGGTGGATACGGTGGCTATGGTGGCTACGGGGGATACGGCGGCTACGGTCACGGTGGCTATGGTGGATACGGCGGCTACGGCGGTTATGGAGGCTACGGAGGCTATGGTGGCTATGGAGGATACGGTCACGGAGGCTACGGGCATGCATACAAAGTCATCAGCTACGGACACGGACATGGTTACCATGGATAG